CCGTTTCTGTATTCATCATGTTTACCCCTCTGACTCGTTAGTCACTATGACAGTCGAATACCCGCATATACCAATTATTTAACAAAGTTCACGTAGCGTTATTATACCTGTTTCATACATAAAGAGAAGGCTCTTTGTCGCTGCCGTGCCAGCAAACGTGTTTGAAATAAAGGAGTCAAAAGATGTCAAAGAGGAGTCAAGGGCAGTCAATGAGCACAGATTGCCATAATGGGCGAGTGTGAAGCGAAGCTGTGTGTTTGTTGATGGTTGTTATTCGAGTCACTCGAGGACTGCGCGTGTCTTGTACAGTTCCATTACAACACTTGACTATAAACCACGACCGTCTAACCTTATCGTGCCCAACTCTTGAATCAAACCCGGATCACCCCAACCACTCTCCACTATGAGGTCGAAATTCAAGGATGAGCACCCCTTTGGTCAGTTTCTCTGTTGATGGTTGAAGCTCTCCCCTGACGATACATTACTGCACTTTCTAGAGAAGCGCAAAGCTGAAGCTGAGCGCATCCGGCAGAAGTATCCGGATAGGATTCCTGTGGGTGTAACTGCACCATAAGCGACTCTGTACTGAATGTGTCTCTTGTTCTGTGTTCCAATCGATAGGTGATCTGCGAGAAGGCAGATCGCACGGACATCCCCACAATTGACAAGAAGAAGTATTTGGTGCCTTCTGTGCGTCCTCGTAGCTTTTCTGGCGCTTTCCCTGTGAACGTACACTAATATGTTTTGCCTTGCTATCCCAGGATCTGACTGTGGGCCAGTTCGTGTATGTCATTCGGAAACGAATCAAGCTCGCGCCAGAGAAGGCGATCTTCATTTTCGTCGACGAGGTTCTTCCACCTACGGCGGCTCTTATGAGCGCTATCTATGAGGAGCATAAGTGAGTCATTCACTGCTATCTTCCCTTTTGTTCTATTTCTGACGTCATTGCTATTCGACTTAGGGACGAGGACAACTTCCTGTATGTGAGCTACTCGGGTGAGAATACCTTCGGACAGCAAGGTTGGGTCGAACTGCCACTGGACGCCTAAGCGGTTGAATACATTCTTTTCTCGTTTGATGGCGTGTTTGGATTCGACGGACCATATACTTAGAGAAGGGGAGGAAAGCATTTGTGCGTTCAGATATTTATTATCTTCCTCGACCACCTCCTACCTCGAGGCTACCCCCCTTGTCTCGCTCGTCACATACCCCTCTCCGCGAACCACCCTGCTCCTTGGTTTCTAATTTTTCGCTCCTGTGTATACTATTTTCACTATCAAATTCAATATATCGCATGAAGTTGTATCATTTAATGTTAATTACTTTCGAACAAAGCCCGGATCTTCCGATATTCTGCCTTTTAGTATGTACTTCCAGGCACCTGATTTCTTTGGATGTCGGAACACAGACTGACAAACACTTTGGCTGAAAATAGGTCCTGACGTTGATTAAATCACCCTTTGTGCATCGTTCATTATAAATGAAGAGCTCTTTCTGTGCCGGATCTCTTCTTTGTCTGGGAACACAGCTTGACTGGGTGTGGGAAACGTTCCACCAGAGGATTGTTCTTGAATTCTTAACATTCGGTGGCTattttgtgttctttgacaatgtATGGTTGGTTTGTGGTGAACTTGAAGTTAAACGCCGACTATATACCTTTGGCCAGTGCTACAAAAAATTCTCGACgattctccttctcttcaagCAGTATTCTGGCTCTAATTCTTATTCGCCCATCCTGGTGTTCTTGAGGACTTTAAGAGGTATCAAAGAAAGTTTTCTGGAAAAGATTTCTATTTACCAATTTCTCAATCGACATTGTTTTCTTTGGTAAAAGGTACTGTCACGCTTTGGTTACAAGTTCCAGCATCCAGCATCCTATATATAAAGGGGTCCGGCTTAGGGGGTTGTTACTAGATCCATTGCTCCTCGTCCCCACTTTCATTGCTATTATGTCGATTTCGATGGCATTTTTGTGGAGATCCTTGCGAAATGGACTCGCAGGTAAGATATCCAGCGCATACGAAGGAACTCGTCTGATAGTTATTTTAGGCATAACCTGTGTCGTCAATGTCCCTCTTTTTGTGATTTCGTTGGTCGCTCTTGCTCGCGGGAGCGGAGGAAGTAAGTCACCCGGTTTATCAGTCGCCAGTCCCTTGTAATGTATCCCTGCATTCAGGCATTCAAGTTGTGGCAATAACATTGAACGGCCTCGCGCTACTTTGTCCACTTCTATTCGTAATTCATATGATTTACCCATTTGTGATCATACCGGGCAGGCAGCGTTATAATTTCCTATTTGTAGCGTTGGCAAGCGTAGGATTTGGTGCGTATGATCTTGTGCTTCAAATAATTCGGGTGCTGATCTTGTTTTCGACATTAGTTAATGCAGTTACACTTTCAGCTCGAGCAGGCATCGGTGGTCTTTCTTCAGATTATGCAAGTGTCGGTGATATAAGTGCCTTGGTATTAGCTCTAGCTTGGTTTGCAGTCATATTCGGTGGGTATCATATGACAGACAGCTCGAAAGCgatgaaaattgacattTGTGAACAACAATAGCTGTCGCGGGACTCGCAGTGAGCTTGTTTGCTATTCCATATCTCGAGGGATTGCCCAGAACGCCTCACAATATATCTACCTCACGTTTATCCCAAGGCGCTCCTACGGTCAGATTCAACGGACCTACAAAGCAGATGTCTGCCAGCCCGATCAACAACAGCAGGCAGCTGTTAGAGGAAGGAAAGTACCCAAATGGAATGCCCATCACTAATGTCGAGAGATGGCCAGAGATTCCTTTCGGGTTATGAATACGAGAGGcgaagttttttttttttttcatatAGCCGGACGTTATCAGATATGGTTGTTCAGCCTAAAACATCAGTGGAGAAGTCGGTGTTATTGGCCAAGTTGGCTAAGTGTTTGCTCCATGGCGTCGTAGTCGTAATCGTCGTAGTTTGCCCAAAGCGCGTCGTCATTATCTTGTTCTCTGGAATCTATGTTACTAGGATAATGCATAGTTTCCTTACTGGATGATTGTGCTTGAGAGTTTCTAGCAGTGTCATTATTTTTGGTGATATTTGCTTGAAATGTTGCAGAAGGTTCAACTTCAGATTCCAGGACAGTGATGCCTCTCGACGTTATGATATAATCCAACGCAACTGGAGAGGCAACATTACTGAAGATAACGGCAAGGCGCCGAAGAGAGATTGACTGTTGTTCTTCCTGATTATTGAAAGAAGACTGCTGTGAGGGATCTGTGTCTGGAGATGTATTGTGTATGCGGCGACGCTTAGGTAAATCTTGCGCATCAAAATACTTGCGCCTTCCTGTGCGCGCAAGCATAATTCTGGTATTGATTTGGTTCGCCCAAGTGAGACCAAGACTAGATTCTTTGGTGCGTTCACCAAAGAATTCAGCAGTGTTGAACCATCGAGACTGCGTGCTGTAAAGGATACCCGTGTGATCATTAGGATCACTGTTAACGTGGTCGAATTTGTCTATAACTTCGTTTAAAACAACAACGGCTAAGTTGTAAGTGCTTGCGAGTGTGTGGAGGCTTGTGGATATGATGGTAATATCTTTGGACCGTTCTATAAGTGTGGCCGATGTCGTCTTGTTGTTGGAGTGAAACAATTCCCCCAAAGCATCTATGACCAAAAGTTTGAC
This Psilocybe cubensis strain MGC-MH-2018 chromosome 3, whole genome shotgun sequence DNA region includes the following protein-coding sequences:
- a CDS encoding ubiquitin-like protein atg8; amino-acid sequence: MRSKFKDEHPFEKRKAEAERIRQKYPDRIPVICEKADRTDIPTIDKKKYLVPSDLTVGQFVYVIRKRIKLAPEKAIFIFVDEVLPPTAALMSAIYEEHKDEDNFLYVSYSGENTFGQQGWVELPLDA